A genomic stretch from Candidatus Limnocylindrales bacterium includes:
- a CDS encoding dienelactone hydrolase family protein, giving the protein MKTRSERVTVPVAGASMPAYLSRPDDGGKYPGVILFQEIFGVNHHIRAVTDRVAAEGYVVLAPEPFHRTAPGIELNYDQEGLSRGLELMQKVRPEELVADIRAAYDFLGARADVGGKGIGAMGFCFGGHLTYLAAGEVPLAAAASFYGGGIASTPATLDRTRNIRGRILCFFGENDGYIPLSDVDKIRQALAGAGVRHEVIVYPNVGHGFFCDERPDYDAGSAADAWQRVVTLFKEELS; this is encoded by the coding sequence ATGAAGACCCGCAGCGAACGCGTCACCGTTCCCGTTGCCGGCGCCTCGATGCCGGCGTACCTGTCACGCCCCGACGATGGCGGCAAGTACCCAGGCGTCATCCTGTTTCAGGAGATCTTCGGCGTGAATCATCACATCCGCGCAGTCACCGACCGCGTCGCGGCCGAAGGCTACGTGGTGCTTGCGCCGGAGCCGTTTCACCGCACCGCGCCCGGCATCGAGCTCAACTATGACCAGGAAGGCCTGAGCAGAGGGCTCGAGCTGATGCAGAAGGTCAGGCCCGAGGAGCTCGTCGCCGACATCCGTGCCGCCTACGACTTTCTGGGCGCGCGTGCCGACGTCGGCGGCAAGGGCATCGGTGCGATGGGCTTCTGCTTCGGCGGCCATCTCACCTATCTGGCTGCCGGGGAGGTGCCGCTGGCGGCAGCGGCCAGCTTCTACGGCGGCGGCATCGCCAGCACGCCGGCGACGCTGGACCGCACCAGGAACATCCGCGGCAGGATCCTGTGCTTCTTCGGCGAGAACGACGGCTACATCCCCCTGAGCGACGTCGACAAGATCCGGCAGGCGCTGGCCGGCGCCGGCGTGCGGCACGAAGTCATCGTCTACCCGAATGTGGGTCATGGCTTCTTCTGCGACGAGCGTCCCGACTATGACGCCGGATCCGCCGCCGATGCCTGGCAGCGCGTGGTCACGCTTTTTAAGGAAGAACTAAGCTGA
- a CDS encoding crotonase/enoyl-CoA hydratase family protein, translating into MELKQIRYVVENRVGVITLSRPDRMNAFTNRMMNEMLHVLDEAARDDSVRVLVVTGEGRAFCAGADLGAGGKTFDAEAAGEEVGLTGHRDGGGRVSLALFASRKPVIAAINGAAVGVGITMTLPMDIRVVAEDAKIGFVFARRGIVPEACSSWFLPRIVGINKAVELCVTGRVFRAADEKESGLFNYVVPADQVLPKAMELAREIADNTSAVSVALARALLWHGLGQPDPQHAHLVDSKAIFAMGRSPDAYEGVQSFLEKRQPNFTMSAWSDMPEFYPWWIEPKV; encoded by the coding sequence ATGGAACTGAAGCAGATCAGGTACGTCGTGGAGAACCGCGTCGGCGTCATCACGCTCAGCCGGCCCGACCGGATGAACGCGTTCACCAACCGCATGATGAACGAGATGCTGCACGTCCTCGACGAGGCCGCGCGCGACGACTCCGTGCGCGTGCTCGTCGTCACGGGTGAAGGGCGCGCGTTCTGCGCCGGCGCCGACCTCGGCGCCGGCGGCAAGACTTTCGACGCCGAAGCTGCGGGGGAAGAGGTCGGACTGACCGGCCATCGCGACGGCGGCGGGCGCGTTTCGCTTGCACTGTTCGCTTCGCGCAAGCCGGTGATCGCGGCCATCAACGGCGCTGCCGTCGGTGTCGGCATCACGATGACGCTGCCGATGGACATCCGCGTCGTCGCCGAGGATGCCAAGATCGGCTTCGTTTTCGCGCGGCGTGGCATCGTGCCGGAGGCGTGCTCGTCGTGGTTCCTGCCTCGCATCGTCGGAATCAACAAGGCGGTCGAGCTGTGCGTGACCGGACGCGTGTTCCGCGCCGCCGACGAGAAGGAATCCGGTCTGTTCAACTACGTCGTTCCCGCCGATCAGGTGCTGCCCAAGGCGATGGAGCTGGCGCGCGAGATCGCCGACAACACCAGCGCCGTCTCGGTCGCGCTGGCACGTGCGCTGCTGTGGCATGGGCTCGGGCAGCCCGATCCGCAGCATGCGCACCTCGTCGACTCCAAGGCGATCTTCGCGATGGGCCGCAGCCCCGACGCATACGAAGGCGTGCAGAGCTTCCTCGAAAAGCGCCAGCCCAACTTCACGATGAGCGCCTGGAGCGACATGCCCGAATTTTATCCGTGGTGGATCGAGCCGAAAGTGTGA
- a CDS encoding LLM class flavin-dependent oxidoreductase, with amino-acid sequence MKLGSVHIFESPPGIGDGRAIAEQMELIVRAEELGYDSAWIAEHHFSDYGVCGSPAVIMAAAAARTHRIRLASAVSVLSLHHPVRLAEEFALLDHLSDGRVEMGVGRGYQQHEFAGYGVDPATSRERFHESLELMKRLWTEPQVTHDGRYWKVAGASLRPRPLQRPHPPLWMACLSPASFEPCGRDGYHLLCAPVFGFDPAGGAAQVGDWRAGLRKSRIAPESREVGALVITYVADTRAAAEADLKDHVLWYYRTLAAQVAAAGAPSQGYETYAQARDFLATVDWDTALRRNAVICGNPDDVAAQIDRIRRACGITTYLAWTRIGGLPVDKATRSMELLSQEVLPQLNG; translated from the coding sequence ATGAAGCTCGGGAGCGTGCATATCTTCGAGTCGCCGCCGGGGATCGGCGACGGGCGCGCGATCGCCGAGCAGATGGAGCTGATCGTGCGCGCCGAAGAGCTCGGCTACGACTCCGCCTGGATCGCCGAACATCACTTCAGCGACTACGGGGTCTGCGGATCGCCGGCCGTCATCATGGCCGCGGCCGCCGCTCGCACGCACCGAATCCGCCTGGCCTCGGCCGTCAGCGTGCTGAGCCTTCATCACCCGGTGCGCCTGGCCGAAGAGTTCGCGCTGCTCGATCATCTGTCGGACGGGCGCGTCGAAATGGGCGTCGGGCGCGGGTACCAGCAGCACGAGTTCGCCGGCTACGGCGTGGATCCGGCAACCTCACGCGAGCGCTTTCACGAAAGCCTCGAGCTCATGAAACGGCTCTGGACCGAGCCGCAGGTCACGCACGATGGGCGCTACTGGAAAGTCGCCGGCGCCAGCCTGCGGCCGCGGCCGCTGCAGCGGCCGCATCCCCCGCTTTGGATGGCTTGTCTGTCACCGGCCAGCTTCGAGCCATGCGGTCGCGACGGCTATCACCTCTTGTGCGCGCCGGTGTTCGGCTTCGATCCCGCCGGCGGCGCCGCGCAAGTCGGCGATTGGCGTGCAGGCCTGCGAAAGAGCCGCATCGCGCCCGAGAGCCGGGAGGTAGGCGCGCTCGTCATCACGTATGTGGCCGACACGCGCGCCGCGGCCGAAGCCGATCTCAAAGATCACGTCCTGTGGTACTACCGCACGCTGGCAGCGCAGGTGGCCGCCGCCGGGGCGCCGTCGCAAGGCTACGAGACCTACGCGCAGGCCCGCGACTTCCTCGCCACCGTCGACTGGGACACCGCCCTTCGTCGCAACGCCGTCATCTGCGGCAACCCCGACGACGTTGCTGCGCAGATCGACCGTATCCGCCGCGCCTGCGGCATCACCACCTATCTGGCCTGGACGAGAATCGGCGGCCTGCCCGTCGACAAAGCCACGCGCAGCATGGAGCTGCTGTCCCAAGAAGTCCTACCCCAGCTCAACGGCTGA
- a CDS encoding P-loop NTPase — protein MPEAQPQPSVSRQPRLEGVQRIIAVASGKGGVGKSTVAANLALALQSLGRRVGLADVDIYGPSAPMMFGVSEMPRPDPDKRLMHPVDAYGVSIMSMGFFLDDQAPVVWRGPMAMSATKQFLRGVAWGQLDYLIVDLPPGTGDIPLTLAQEVPLDGGVIVTTPQDVALADVTRGVAMFRRLSTPILGVVVNMSGYACPKCGTRDELFGTQRSEEIGRAVGAPVLAEVPIDARVCETGDAGRPIVIAEPSHPAATAFLSLARSVEESLEKLRADLYGPEPVEITRDDAARIARVRWSDGATTEYTYGGLRGWCPCAQCQGHSGQTRFIEVDDPMLVGHEGVGRYAIRFLWADGHSTGMYSYDWLREIAEFPECRPDRADGRA, from the coding sequence ATGCCTGAGGCGCAGCCGCAGCCGTCGGTCTCGCGCCAGCCGCGGCTCGAAGGGGTCCAGCGCATCATCGCCGTCGCCAGCGGCAAGGGCGGCGTGGGCAAGTCGACGGTGGCCGCCAACCTGGCCCTGGCCCTGCAGTCGCTCGGCCGCCGCGTCGGCCTTGCCGACGTCGACATCTACGGTCCAAGCGCTCCCATGATGTTCGGCGTCAGCGAGATGCCCAGGCCCGACCCCGACAAGCGCCTGATGCATCCGGTGGACGCCTACGGCGTTTCGATCATGTCGATGGGCTTTTTCCTCGACGACCAGGCGCCGGTGGTCTGGCGCGGGCCCATGGCAATGAGCGCCACCAAGCAGTTTCTGCGCGGGGTGGCCTGGGGCCAGCTCGACTACCTGATCGTCGATCTGCCTCCCGGGACGGGCGACATCCCGCTGACCCTGGCCCAGGAGGTCCCGCTCGACGGCGGCGTCATCGTGACGACGCCGCAGGACGTGGCGCTTGCCGACGTCACGCGAGGCGTTGCGATGTTCCGCCGCCTGAGCACGCCCATTCTCGGCGTGGTCGTGAACATGTCGGGCTACGCCTGCCCGAAATGCGGCACGCGCGACGAGCTGTTCGGGACGCAGAGGTCGGAGGAGATCGGGCGAGCGGTCGGTGCGCCGGTCCTCGCCGAAGTGCCCATCGATGCCAGGGTCTGCGAGACCGGCGACGCCGGACGGCCCATCGTCATCGCCGAGCCCTCGCATCCGGCGGCAACGGCGTTCCTGTCGCTGGCGCGATCGGTCGAAGAGAGCCTCGAGAAGCTGCGCGCCGACCTCTACGGCCCCGAGCCCGTGGAGATCACGCGCGACGACGCCGCTCGCATTGCGCGCGTGCGCTGGAGCGACGGCGCGACGACCGAGTACACCTACGGCGGACTGCGCGGCTGGTGCCCGTGCGCGCAATGCCAGGGACATTCCGGACAGACGCGCTTCATCGAAGTCGATGATCCGATGCTCGTCGGACACGAAGGCGTCGGCCGCTATGCCATTCGCTTCCTGTGGGCGGATGGGCATTCGACGGGGATGTACTCCTACGACTGGCTGCGCGAGATTGCCGAGTTTCCCGAATGTCGGCCCGATCGTGCCGACGGCCGCGCCTAG
- a CDS encoding Mrp/NBP35 family ATP-binding protein, with the protein MTESDIREHLKSVKYPGFTRDIVSFGVIKSIALTPDRLEVRLNVLTENADVARQIVSGVEQALASLQGIPPAAVVIERQQADAGAQARDLAKAMGKGPKGLPGVRRIVAVASGKGGVGKSTVASNLAVALARRGLRVGLLDADLYGPSMPTMFGVGPGQAGASDEEGRFVPAERYGVRLVSMGFFVGEGAPLIWRGPMLTKALNQFLMDVAWGELDVMVLDLPPGTGDIQMTLTQTLAMDAGIIVTTPQDVALADVERGLKMFQQAQVPVLGVVENMSFHVCPGCGAEAHIFGHGGGAAMAQRVGLSLLGSIPLVRGVREAGDAGAPVVAAEPASAAAAAFVDLADRVIEGVQVGAGVVGHA; encoded by the coding sequence ATGACCGAGAGCGACATCCGAGAGCATCTGAAGTCCGTGAAGTATCCCGGCTTCACGCGAGATATCGTCTCCTTCGGCGTTATCAAAAGCATCGCCCTTACGCCGGATCGCCTCGAAGTCCGTCTGAACGTGCTGACGGAAAATGCGGACGTCGCCCGCCAGATCGTCTCAGGAGTCGAGCAGGCGCTGGCTTCTCTGCAAGGGATTCCGCCGGCGGCAGTCGTCATCGAGCGCCAGCAGGCCGATGCCGGGGCGCAGGCGCGCGATCTGGCCAAGGCCATGGGCAAGGGGCCCAAGGGTCTGCCGGGCGTCCGGCGCATCGTTGCCGTAGCCAGCGGCAAGGGCGGCGTCGGCAAGTCGACCGTCGCCTCCAACCTGGCGGTGGCGCTGGCGCGGCGGGGGCTTCGTGTCGGGCTTCTGGACGCGGATCTTTACGGCCCGAGCATGCCGACCATGTTTGGAGTCGGGCCCGGTCAGGCCGGCGCCAGCGATGAGGAAGGCCGCTTCGTGCCGGCCGAGCGATACGGCGTCCGCCTTGTTTCCATGGGGTTTTTCGTCGGGGAAGGGGCGCCGCTGATCTGGCGCGGGCCCATGCTGACCAAGGCCCTGAACCAGTTCCTGATGGATGTCGCCTGGGGCGAGCTCGACGTCATGGTCCTGGATCTGCCGCCCGGTACCGGCGACATCCAGATGACGCTGACGCAGACCCTGGCCATGGACGCCGGAATCATCGTCACGACGCCCCAGGACGTCGCTCTGGCCGATGTCGAGCGGGGGCTCAAAATGTTTCAGCAGGCGCAGGTTCCGGTGCTGGGTGTCGTCGAGAACATGAGCTTTCACGTGTGCCCGGGCTGCGGTGCCGAGGCGCACATCTTCGGCCACGGCGGCGGCGCCGCCATGGCACAGCGCGTCGGACTGAGCCTGCTCGGCTCGATTCCTCTCGTCCGCGGCGTGCGTGAGGCCGGCGATGCCGGAGCGCCCGTGGTTGCCGCCGAGCCTGCCAGCGCAGCGGCGGCCGCCTTCGTCGATCTGGCCGACCGCGTCATCGAAGGCGTGCAGGTTGGAGCCGGGGTCGTCGGCCATGCCTGA